A single region of the Paraburkholderia sprentiae WSM5005 genome encodes:
- a CDS encoding DHA2 family efflux MFS transporter permease subunit — protein MSSASTPASATALLNRPMITISIMLATLIQTLDSTIANVALPHMQGALSASQDEITWVLTSYIVAAAIATPLTGWLADRLSVKRLLLIAIGGFTVSSALCGLSETLSQIVVSRLLQGIFGASLVPLSQSILLDINPREKQGQAMAVWGMGVMVGPILGPTLGGWLTDSYNWRWVFFINVPIGAFALFGVATFLPTREPKHDVKFDAFGFITLGLAIGALQAMLDRGEQLDWFSSTEIVIEALVAAISFAFFLVHTATIGERSFFKYKLLKDPNFATGTFFIFVIGAVMYATRALLPPMLQNLMGYPVATTGLVTAPSGAGTMVAMLIAGRLLKRVDARLLLLCGFLISAFALWQMMQYTIVLSASNIVWPGVIQGFGLGLVFVPLSTLTFSTLSPELRADGTATYSLMRNIGSSIGISIVQTLMTRNTQISHADLAANVTAFNPGLQSMLASGSNYDIAALNASITQQATMIAYLNDFKLMFVATLLVVPLLLLIRPSHKTPDASVAHAAMD, from the coding sequence TGATCCAGACGCTCGACAGCACGATCGCCAACGTGGCGCTGCCGCATATGCAAGGCGCACTGTCCGCGTCGCAGGACGAGATCACGTGGGTGCTGACCTCCTATATCGTCGCCGCCGCGATCGCCACGCCGCTCACCGGCTGGCTGGCGGATCGGCTCAGCGTCAAGCGGCTGCTGCTGATCGCGATCGGCGGCTTCACGGTGTCGTCCGCGCTGTGCGGGCTCTCCGAGACGCTGTCGCAGATCGTCGTGTCGCGTCTGCTGCAAGGGATCTTCGGCGCGTCGCTGGTGCCGCTGTCGCAGTCGATCCTGCTCGATATCAACCCGCGCGAAAAGCAAGGCCAGGCGATGGCCGTGTGGGGCATGGGCGTGATGGTCGGGCCGATTCTCGGCCCGACGCTCGGCGGCTGGCTCACCGATAGCTATAACTGGCGGTGGGTGTTCTTCATCAACGTGCCGATCGGCGCGTTCGCGCTGTTCGGCGTCGCGACCTTCCTGCCGACGCGCGAGCCGAAACACGACGTCAAATTCGACGCGTTCGGCTTCATCACGCTCGGCCTCGCGATCGGCGCATTGCAGGCGATGCTCGATCGCGGCGAGCAGCTCGACTGGTTTTCGTCGACTGAGATCGTGATCGAGGCGCTCGTCGCGGCGATCAGCTTCGCGTTCTTTCTCGTGCACACGGCGACGATCGGGGAGCGCTCGTTTTTCAAGTACAAGTTGCTGAAGGACCCGAACTTCGCGACCGGCACGTTCTTCATCTTCGTGATCGGCGCGGTGATGTACGCGACGCGTGCGCTGCTGCCGCCGATGCTGCAAAACCTGATGGGCTATCCGGTCGCGACCACGGGCCTCGTCACCGCGCCGAGCGGCGCCGGCACGATGGTCGCGATGCTGATCGCCGGCCGGCTGCTCAAGCGCGTCGACGCCCGACTGCTGCTGCTCTGCGGCTTTCTGATTTCGGCGTTCGCGCTATGGCAGATGATGCAATACACGATCGTGCTGTCGGCGTCGAACATCGTGTGGCCCGGCGTGATCCAGGGCTTCGGACTCGGCCTCGTGTTCGTGCCGCTGTCCACGCTGACGTTCTCCACACTGTCGCCGGAACTGCGCGCGGACGGCACCGCGACTTATAGCCTGATGCGCAACATCGGCAGCAGTATCGGCATTTCGATCGTGCAGACGCTGATGACGCGCAACACGCAGATCTCGCACGCGGACCTCGCCGCGAACGTCACCGCGTTCAATCCGGGGCTGCAGTCGATGCTCGCCAGCGGCTCGAACTACGACATCGCGGCGCTGAATGCGTCGATCACGCAGCAGGCCACGATGATCGCGTATCTGAACGACTTCAAGCTGATGTTCGTGGCGACGCTGCTGGTCGTGCCGCTGTTACTGCTGATCCGGCCGTCGCACAAGACACCGGATGCATCGGTCGCGCATGCGGCGATGGATTGA
- a CDS encoding FadR/GntR family transcriptional regulator — MPHDLHGRVAQVLATAILRGDYAPESILPREAELMEAFGVSRTVLREALRTLTSKGLIESRPRVGTRVRVKSAWNLLDANLLDWYSRVAEPMAFALKLQEMREMVEPYAAGLAAAAYTDDTLDALAAAHAAMVAARNVDEWVRADLQFHLCVLTACSNELLIPLGALIERTLEGQLRLNAKRADVFNASLAEHTAVFEAIRARDAAAAYAAMASLLGVTRGRIEG, encoded by the coding sequence ATGCCGCACGATCTGCATGGGCGAGTCGCCCAAGTGCTCGCGACTGCCATTCTGCGCGGCGACTATGCACCCGAGTCGATCCTGCCGCGCGAAGCGGAGTTGATGGAGGCGTTCGGCGTGAGCCGCACGGTGCTGCGCGAGGCGCTGCGCACGCTGACGTCGAAAGGGTTGATCGAATCGCGGCCGCGCGTCGGGACGCGCGTGCGGGTCAAATCCGCGTGGAATCTGCTCGATGCCAATCTGCTCGACTGGTATTCGCGGGTCGCCGAGCCGATGGCGTTCGCGCTCAAGCTGCAGGAAATGCGCGAGATGGTCGAGCCGTACGCCGCCGGTCTCGCGGCCGCCGCGTACACCGACGACACGTTGGATGCGCTTGCGGCCGCGCATGCCGCGATGGTGGCGGCGCGCAACGTCGACGAATGGGTGCGTGCCGATCTGCAGTTCCATCTGTGCGTGCTTACCGCGTGCAGCAATGAATTGCTGATTCCCCTTGGCGCGCTGATCGAGCGCACGCTCGAGGGACAGTTGCGGCTCAATGCGAAACGCGCCGATGTGTTCAACGCGTCGCTCGCCGAGCACACGGCGGTGTTCGAGGCGATTCGCGCGCGCGATGCCGCCGCGGCGTACGCGGCGATGGCGTCATTGCTCGGCGTGACGCGCGGGCGAATCGAAGGCTGA
- the dgoD gene encoding galactonate dehydratase, whose protein sequence is MKITKLETFIVPPRWCFLKIETDEGIVGWGEPVVEGRAHTVAAAVEELSDYLIGKDPLLIEDHWQVMYRAGFYRGGPITMSAIAGVDQALWDIKGKHHGVPVHALLGGQVRDKIKVYSWIGGDRPSDVANNARAVVERGFKAVKMNGSEELQIIDTFDKVQGVINNVAAVREAVGPNIGIGVDFHGRVHKPMAKVLAKELDPYKLLFIEEPVLSENAEALRDIVNQTNTPIALGERLYSRWDFKHILSGGYVDIIQPDASHAGGITECRKIAAMAEAYDVALALHCPLGPIALATCLQIDAVSYNAFIQEQSLGIHYNQGNDLLDYIRNPQVFKYEDGFVSIPQGPGLGIEVNEEKVREMAKVGHRWRNPVWRHADGSVAEW, encoded by the coding sequence ATGAAAATCACCAAGCTCGAAACCTTCATCGTCCCGCCGCGCTGGTGCTTCCTGAAGATCGAAACCGACGAGGGCATCGTCGGTTGGGGCGAGCCGGTGGTGGAAGGGCGCGCGCATACGGTCGCGGCGGCCGTCGAGGAACTATCCGACTATCTGATCGGCAAAGACCCGCTGCTGATCGAGGATCATTGGCAGGTGATGTACCGCGCGGGCTTCTATCGCGGCGGTCCGATCACGATGAGCGCGATCGCGGGCGTCGATCAGGCGCTGTGGGACATCAAGGGCAAGCACCATGGCGTGCCGGTGCATGCGCTGCTCGGCGGCCAGGTGCGCGACAAGATCAAGGTGTACTCGTGGATCGGCGGCGACCGCCCGAGCGATGTCGCGAACAACGCGCGCGCGGTGGTCGAGCGCGGCTTCAAGGCCGTCAAGATGAACGGCTCGGAAGAGCTGCAGATCATCGATACCTTCGACAAGGTGCAAGGCGTCATCAACAACGTCGCGGCGGTGCGCGAGGCGGTCGGGCCGAACATCGGCATTGGGGTGGACTTTCACGGCCGCGTGCACAAGCCGATGGCGAAGGTGCTCGCCAAGGAGCTCGATCCGTACAAGCTGCTGTTCATCGAAGAGCCGGTGCTGTCGGAAAACGCCGAGGCGCTGCGCGACATCGTCAATCAGACCAATACGCCGATCGCGCTCGGCGAGCGCCTGTATTCGCGCTGGGACTTCAAGCACATCCTGTCGGGCGGCTACGTCGACATCATCCAGCCGGATGCGTCGCACGCGGGCGGCATCACGGAATGCCGCAAGATCGCCGCGATGGCTGAAGCCTACGACGTTGCGCTCGCGCTGCATTGCCCGCTGGGCCCGATCGCGCTCGCCACCTGCCTGCAGATCGACGCGGTCAGCTACAACGCGTTCATCCAGGAACAGAGCCTCGGCATCCACTACAACCAGGGCAACGACCTGCTCGACTACATCAGAAACCCGCAAGTCTTCAAGTACGAAGACGGCTTCGTGTCGATTCCGCAGGGCCCGGGACTTGGCATCGAGGTCAACGAAGAGAAGGTGCGCGAGATGGCGAAGGTCGGTCATCGCTGGCGCAATCCGGTGTGGCGTCACGCCGACGGCAGCGTCGCCGAATGGTGA